Proteins co-encoded in one Gossypium arboreum isolate Shixiya-1 chromosome 11, ASM2569848v2, whole genome shotgun sequence genomic window:
- the LOC108471991 gene encoding uncharacterized protein LOC108471991 gives MDKRLEKLEQMQKEIQEQMQSQMQEQLTKIQREMKEQMMESQREMMSQLSQLLLKGADKGKGPMDKVEETNEDPQYPPGFTLTYVPIKPEINLPKPSITIMPQQYQANASTPINIPIGSGSNPRDNPANPFVLDLDDMAKMEKGKIDMAKQLDNRCKWLEEKFKAMEAIDIVWIDAKDLSLVPDLVLPPKFKTPEFEKYNGTSCPEDHITMFCRRMTGYVNNDQLLIHCFQDSLIGSAAKWYNQLSRAQIGSWKDLSQAFIKQYGHAADIAFDVITLQNMEKKPSETFRQYAQRWREIAMQVQPPLLEKETTMLFINTLKAPFINHMLGSATKSFSDIVMSGEMIENAVRCGKIEAGENAKRTAPRRKENEVNNASAYYKGYSKPVTVNQLRAVTTSHQGSASQDSNPRPNTERVQFTPIPMTYKELYKNLFDAHVVSPFYLKPMQPPFAKWYDANAQCEYHAGISGHTIENCTAFKKLVERFIKMGIVKFDDPTGPNVEGNPLPSHSDKGVNAIVENEGRRTKIDISGVKTPLKWVWKEMVEEGLLTQGLGEKPEGAKYYCEYHNKEGHEI, from the coding sequence ATGGATAAGAGACTTGAGAAATTGGAGCAGATGCAAAAAGAAATACAAGAACAAATGCAGtctcagatgcaagagcaactaaCCAAGATTCAGCGAGAGATGAAAGAGCAAATGATGGAGTCCCAGAGGGAAATGATGAGTCAGCTATCCCAGCTGTTGTTGAAAGGAGCGGATAAGGGAAAGGGCCCTATGGATAAAGTTGAAGAAACTAACGAGGATCCTCAATACCCCCCTGGCTTCACTCTGACGTATGTACCGATAAAGCCCGAGATTAATTTACCGAAACCATCTATCACGATCATGCCCCAGCAATACCAGGCCAATGCCTCGACACCAATAAACATTCCTATAGGATCAGGCTCTAATCCCAGGGATAATCCAGCTAATCCATTTGTCCTGGACCTTGATGACATGGCAAAAATGGAGAAAGGAAAAATAGATATGGCAAAACAACTCGATAATCGGTGCAAATGGCTTGAGGAAAAATTCAAAGCAATGGAAGCTATCGACATCGTATGGATCGACGCCAAGGACTTAAGCTTGGTCCCAGATCTGGTGCtcccaccaaaatttaaaaccccGGAGTTTGAAAAGTATAACGGGACGAGCTGCCCTGAAGATCATATTACgatgttctgtcgaaggatgacaggGTATGTTAACAATGATCAGCTGTTGATCCACTGTTTCCAAGATAGTTTGATCGGATCTGCGGCCAAGTGGTATAACCAGCTCAGCCGTGCCCAAATTGGTTCATGGAAGGACTTGTCTCAAGCTTTCATAAAACAATACGGTCACGCGGCGGACATAGCTTTTGATGTAATCACcctacaaaacatggaaaagaagccaaGTGAAACCTTCAGACAAtatgcacaacgatggagggaAATAGCGATGCAAGTCCAGCCACCCCTCTTGGAGAAGGAAACGACCATGCTATTTATTAATACTCTAAAGGCCCCATTCATTAACCACATGTTAGGAAGTGCTACTAAAAGCTTCTCGGACATAGTAATGTCCGGGGAGATGATAGAAAACGCGGTAAGATGTGGAAAGattgaagcaggggaaaatgCCAAGAGAACGGctccaagaaggaaagaaaacgAGGTGAACAATGCGAGCGCATATTATAAGGGTTATTCCAAGCCGGTCACAGTAAACCAGCTGAGGGCAGTGACTACTAGCCATCAGGGCTCCGCAAGTCAAGATTCCAACCCAAGGCCTAACACAGAAAGAGTTCAATTCACGCCAATTCCAATGACGTATAAGGAGCTTTACAAGAACCTGTTCGACGCACATGTAGTGTCCCCATTTTACCTAAAACCCATGCAACCTCCATTCGCTAAGTGGTATGATGCAAACgctcaatgcgaataccatgcaggaaTCTCGGGACACACAATTGAAAACTGCACGGCCTTCAAGAAATTGGTCGAAAGGTTCATAAAGATGGGCATTGTGAAGTTCGATGATCCCACAGGACCTAATGTGGAGGGAAATCCGTTACCCAGTCATTCAGATAAAGGGGTAAACGCGATAGTCGAAAATGAAGGGAGGAGAACCAAGATCGATATATCAGGGGTAAAGACTCCATTGAAGTGGGTTTGGAAGGAAATGGTAGAAGAAGGTTTACTTACACAAGGTTTAGGGGAGAAGCCCGAAGGAGCAAAATACTACTGCGAATATCACAATAAAGAGGGTCATGAGATCTAG